The genomic stretch TACAGCACCAGCGTCGACCAGTTGCTGGTCCTGCGTTTTCTCACTGGCCTGGGCCTGGGCGCCGGTATGCCGAACGCCACGACCCTGTTGTCCGAATACACCCCGGAACGTCACAAGTCGTTGCTGGTGACCAGCATGTTCTGCGGCTTCAACCTGGGCATGGCCGGCGGCGGGTTTATCTCGGCCAAGCTGATCCCGATGTTCGGCTGGCACAGCCTACTGATGATCGGCGGCATCCTGCCCTTGATCCTGGTGGGCGTGCTGGTGCTGTGGTTGCCGGAGTCGGCGCGCTACCTGGTGGTGCGCAATCGCGGGACGGACAAAGTGCGCAAGGCTCTGGCACCCATTGATCCGGCCACCGTCGCCCAGGCCGCGAGCTTCAGCGTCCCGGAACAGAAAACCGTCAAGGCACGCAACGTGTTCGCGGTAATCTTTTCCGGTACCTACAGCGCCGGCACCCTGTTGTTGTGGCTCACCTACTTCATGGGCCTGGTGATCGTGTACCTGCTGACCAGTTGGTTGCCGACCCTGATGCGCGACAGCGGTGCCAGCATGGAACAGGCGGCGTTCATTGGCGCGTTGTTCCAGTTGGGTGGCGTACTCAGTGCCGTGGGCGTGGGTTGGGCCATGGACCGGTTCAATCCGCACAAGGTTATCGGCACGTTCTACCTGTTGGCAGGGGTGTTTGCCTACGCCGTGGGCCAGAGCCTGGGCAATATCACCCTCCTGGCGACCCTGGTGTTGATCGCCGGGATGTGCGTCAACGGTGCGCAATCGGCCATGCCTTCGCTGGCTGCGCGGTTTTACCCGACCCAGGGGCGGGCCACTGGGGTTTCGTGGATGCTGGGGATCGGGCGTTTTGGCGCGATCCTTGGCGCGTGGATGGGCGCCACGCTGCTGGGGTTGGGCTGGAACTTCGAGCAGGTGCTGACGGCGTTGGTAATTCCGGCTGCATTGGCCACCACTGCGGTATTGATCAAAGGCCTGGTTAGTCATGCGGATGCCACCTGAGACTTAAAGCCGGCACGCTTTAAAAGTGTGGGAGCGGGCTTGCTCGCGAAGGCGGTGGCTCAGGACAAAATGTGTTGACTGACACGCCGCCTTCGCGAGCAAGCCCGCTCCCACATGGACGGTGCTCACATTGAATTCAGGGGTGTTTAGCGGAATGTTAGCCAAGCAACAATATGTTCGATTATCGAACGATTAGTCGATTATCGGATTGTTTGGCTCCAGACCCCGGCTTACTCTTCAAGCACGTCGGCGCTGCCTCCAGCGCCTTTTTCGACCTACATCGGGAGCCCAACCCCATGGCTGAAATCCTTTCGCTGGCTGATGCGGTAAAGCAGTTCGTCAATGACGGCGATACCGTCGCGCTCGAAGGCTTTACCCACCTGATCCCTACAGCAGCAGGTCATGAAATCATTCGTCAGGGCAAGAAAGACCTGACGCTGGTCCGCATGACCCCCGACCTGATCTACGACCAATTGATCGGGGCCGGCTGTGCGCGCAAGTTGATTTTCTCCTGGGGGGGCAACCCTGGCGTGGGTTCCCTGCATCGCCTGCGAGATGCGGTCGAGAAGCAATGGCCGCACCCGTTGGAGATCGAGGAGCACAGCCATGCCGACCTGGCCAACGCCTACGTGGCTGGCGCTTCCGGCCTGCCGTTCGCCGTGCTGCGGGCGTATGCCGGTTCTGACTTGCCCAAGGTCAACCCGTTGATCAAGACCGTGACCTGCCCCTTCACGGGTGAAGTGCTGGCAGCGGTGCCGTCAGTGCGCCCGGACATCACCGTGATCCACGCGCAAAAGGCCGACCGCAAGGGCAACGTGCTGTTGTGGGGGATTCTCGGGGTACAGAAGGAGGCGGCATTGGCGGCCAAGCGCTGCATTGTCACCGTCGAAGAAATCGTCGATGACCTCAATGCACCGATGAACGCCTGCGTGCTGCCGACCTGGGCTCTGACGGGGGTGTGTCATGTGCCCGGTGGTGCGCACCCGTCCTACGCCCACGGTTACACCGAGCGTGACAATCGGTTCTACCAAGCCTGGGACCCGATCGCTCGGGATCGTGGGACGTTTACTGCCTGGATTGATGAATACATCCATGGCACCACCGACTTCAGTCAATTCCAGGCCAAGCTGGCTGCCGCGCAGGAGGCCAAGTAATGACTTACTCGACCAATGAAATGATGACCGTTGCCGCTGCACGCCGCCTGAAGAATGGTTCGGTGTGCTTCGTCGGTATCGGCCTGCCGTCCAAGGCCGCCAACCTGGCACGCCTGACGTCTTCGCCGGATGTGGTGTTGATCTACGAGTCCGGCCCTATTGGCGCCAAGCCGTCGGTACTGCCGCTGTCCATTGGCGACGGCGAGTTGGCGGAAAC from Pseudomonas fluorescens encodes the following:
- a CDS encoding MFS transporter; this translates as MNQPSPSVGTCLDVQSFINAQPLSRYQWRVVILCFLIVFLDGLDTAAMGFIAPALSQDWGIDRASLGPVMSAALIGMVFGALGSGPLADRFGRKVVLVGAVLVFGAFSLASAYSTSVDQLLVLRFLTGLGLGAGMPNATTLLSEYTPERHKSLLVTSMFCGFNLGMAGGGFISAKLIPMFGWHSLLMIGGILPLILVGVLVLWLPESARYLVVRNRGTDKVRKALAPIDPATVAQAASFSVPEQKTVKARNVFAVIFSGTYSAGTLLLWLTYFMGLVIVYLLTSWLPTLMRDSGASMEQAAFIGALFQLGGVLSAVGVGWAMDRFNPHKVIGTFYLLAGVFAYAVGQSLGNITLLATLVLIAGMCVNGAQSAMPSLAARFYPTQGRATGVSWMLGIGRFGAILGAWMGATLLGLGWNFEQVLTALVIPAALATTAVLIKGLVSHADAT
- a CDS encoding CoA transferase subunit A, whose translation is MAEILSLADAVKQFVNDGDTVALEGFTHLIPTAAGHEIIRQGKKDLTLVRMTPDLIYDQLIGAGCARKLIFSWGGNPGVGSLHRLRDAVEKQWPHPLEIEEHSHADLANAYVAGASGLPFAVLRAYAGSDLPKVNPLIKTVTCPFTGEVLAAVPSVRPDITVIHAQKADRKGNVLLWGILGVQKEAALAAKRCIVTVEEIVDDLNAPMNACVLPTWALTGVCHVPGGAHPSYAHGYTERDNRFYQAWDPIARDRGTFTAWIDEYIHGTTDFSQFQAKLAAAQEAK